One window from the genome of Sesamum indicum cultivar Zhongzhi No. 13 linkage group LG15, S_indicum_v1.0, whole genome shotgun sequence encodes:
- the LOC105178242 gene encoding putative U-box domain-containing protein 50, whose amino-acid sequence MENIPTEKVYVAIGTDWGDGFSTLQWTLRKWSNHGISIVILHAANTICKDYVYTPLGRLPSSSVSEEKLMVLEKSEEAKSDKILSQYIAFCGRVKAEVIKLENNDQPLHKQIVEVISSLRITKLVMSLAFMKLSSWKSRTVISGTFYVLRQKPDFCNLFVICGGRLVFLREENEQGFIEDDRGMMVAKLRKNHSIKTWFGKTCLENAANNSSPSSSGINDSAHQWEKWSQEIEQYANELLSIHEAEEGKIDLDTGIFKERPTELYMPENMDAAERIQFLKRRIQTAQHTIQLKKQQAHAAKKQREKAEWAISICNSKAEELEASINEEVVKNIDLNKELDSRKRELNELGSEVEEKRSKLNSILELQKELSQKLQLSTSAKARAEVQLEKAVRTRAEMVQEIEELRKNRDVLQRRIEFCKEKDAIAKVSKSYGFGSDYREFSAAEIKAATEDFSQRLRLKSVGRLTNVYRGRINHITVAIKTYSSEHTWSKEGFTTMVKLLSQVRHPNLLAMIGFCSELNCIVYEYMHNGSLNDALHSTETSSRSLSWHARIRIAAEISSALGFLHKVKPMPIIHGNLKPSNILLDRNNVARINSLMAASSSDIKSDIQAFGNLVLQLLTGKNWTAAMDTATAVDELDHSAGRWPMVLAMELYSIAVRCFDESIAAMPTSEVNNVKQRADELVTNCEFPAPIEMSIYVDDLSNVPSAFLCPIYQDVMQNPHLASDGYSYELKAIDEWLKTGHDTSPMTNLRLKHKLLIPNHNLRSLIQDWQNKRSA is encoded by the exons ATGGAGAATATTCCGACAGAGAAAGTGTATGTAGCCATTGGGACAGACTGGGGAGATGGTTTTTCCACCTTGCAATGGACACTAAGAAAGTGGTCTAATCATGGGATCAGCATAGTCATTCTCCATGCAGCAAATACCATATGCAAAGACTATGTTTACACACCTC TCGGCAGACTTCCTTCGAGCTCCGTGAGTGAGGAGAAGCTAATGGTTCTTGAGAAGTCTGAGGAAGCTAAGAGTGACAAGATCCTCTCACAGTACATAGCCTTTTGTGGCAGG GTTAAGGCAGAAGTGATCAAACTCGAGAACAACGATCAGCCTTTACATAAGCAGATTGTGGAGGTAATATCAAGTCTTCGGATAACCAAACTAGTCATGTCATTGGCATTCATGAAGCTGTCGTCATG GAAATCAAGAACTGTGATAAGTGGAACGTTTTACGTTCTTCGACAGAAACCAGATTTCTGCAACCTGTTTGTGATATGTGGGGGAAGATTAGTATTCCTAAGAGAGGAAAACGAACAAGGGTTCATAGAGGACGATAGAGGGATGATGGTTGCCAAGCTTAGAAAGAATCACAGCATAAAAACATGGTTTGGAAAGACGTGCTTGGAAAATGCAGCCAATAACAGTTCACCTTCTTCATCAGGAATCAATGATTCAGCTCATCAATGGGAGAAATGGAGTCAAGAGATTGAGCAGTATGCAAATGAATTGCTGTCTATACATGAAGCGGAAGAAGGAAAGATTGATTTGGACACTGGGATCTTCAAGGAAAGGCCCACGGAGCTGTATATGCCTGAAAATATG GATGCTGCAGAAAGAATTCAGTTTCTTAAACGCAGAATACAAACTGCTCAGCATACTATCCAGTTGAAAAAACAGCAAGCGCATGCCGCCAAGAAACAGCGCGAAAAAGCCGAATGGGCCATTAGCATATGCAATTCCAAG GCGGAGGAGCTTGAAGCCTCTATAAACGAGGAGGTTGTGAAAAACATTGATCTAAACAAAGAATTAGACAGCAGAAAGAGAGAGCTTAATGAACTTGGTAGTGAAGTTGAGGAGAAAAGAAGTAAGCTGAACTCGATTCTTGAACTCCAGAAGGAACTCTCACAGAAACTTCAGCTATCGACGTCTGCTAAAGCCCGTGCAGAGGTTCAGCTGGAGAAGGCAGTGAGAACAAGGGCCGAGATGGTTCAAGAAATCGAGGAGCTGAGAAAGAATAGGGATGTTTTACAGCGCAGAATCGAGTTCTGTAAGGAAAAGGATGCCATAGCGAAAGTATCAAAATCGTATGGTTTTGGTTCTGATTACAGAGAGTTCAGTGCTGCTGAAATTAAAGCGGCCACTGAGGACTTCTCGCAACGTTTGAGGTTGAAATCTGTTGGTCGTTTGACGAACGTATATAGGGGTCgaatcaatcatataacagTTGCAATTAAAACGTATAGTTCAGAACATACATGGTCCAAGGAAGGTTTCACAACCATG GTGAAACTTCTTAGCCAAGTGAGGCATCCTAATCTACTTGCTATGATAGGGTTCTGCTCCGAGCTCAACTGCATTGTATATGAGTACATGCACAACGGCAGCCTGAATGATGCATTACATTCAACTGAAACAAGCTCTAGAAGTCTAAGTTGGCATGCTCGGATACGTATTGCAGCTGAAATAAGCTCTGCTCTTGGATTCCTTCACAAGGTCAAGCCTATGCCAATCATCCACGGAAACTTGAAGCCTTCCAACATTCTCCTTGATCGGAATAATGTGGCAAGAATCAACAGCCTGATGGCTGCTTCCTCATCTGATATCAAATCAGATATCCAGGCCTTCGGGAACTTAGTACTGCAGCTTCTGACAGGCAAGAACTGGACTGCAGCAATGGACACTGCTACAGCGGTTGATGAATTAGACCATTCCGCTGGGAGATGGCCAATGGTTTTAGCCATGGAACTTTACAGCATTGCAGTTAGGTGTTTTGATGAGTCCATTGCAGCAATGCCGACAAGTGAAGTCAACAATGTGAAGCAAAGGGCAGACGAGTTAGTCACCAATTGTGAATTTCCTGCGCCCATTGAAATGTCTATCTATGTTGACGACTTGAGCAACGTTCCAAGCGCGTTCCTCTGTCCTATCTATCAG GACGTGATGCAGAATCCACATCTTGCTTCAGATGGATACTCGTACGAATTGAAAGCCATAGACGAGTGGCTTAAGACGGGACATGATACATCACCGATGACTAACTTAAGGCTGAAGCACAAGCTCCTTATCCCAAATCACAATCTGAGGTCTCTAATCCAAGATTGGCAAAACAAAAGATCAGCTTAA